In one window of Sediminispirochaeta bajacaliforniensis DSM 16054 DNA:
- a CDS encoding type 1 periplasmic-binding domain-containing protein, whose protein sequence is MDTDFGLKGKTTFGGTSNKTAEGSIKVMDSGQINAASTVAQQPYLMGYLAVEAAVKTINGETVSPVVDVPANLITKESLKDFLKE, encoded by the coding sequence TTGGATACGGATTTTGGTCTTAAAGGAAAAACAACCTTTGGTGGAACAAGTAATAAAACTGCCGAGGGATCGATCAAGGTGATGGATAGCGGTCAGATTAATGCTGCTTCCACTGTTGCACAGCAGCCGTACCTTATGGGGTATCTTGCCGTTGAGGCTGCCGTGAAAACGATAAACGGTGAAACGGTCTCTCCCGTCGTTGATGTTCCTGCAAACTTGATTACAAAAGAAAGTCTGAAGGATTTCTTGAAAGAATAG